A region from the Pseudomonas sp. AB6 genome encodes:
- a CDS encoding ribbon-helix-helix protein, CopG family, which produces MTSESKISVVSFKLEERAKRRFDAAMRAEGTTVSKTIRDAVLKFLNEVDEGVKHPQFRLDLKGSAAKGNDEKH; this is translated from the coding sequence ATGACCTCCGAATCGAAAATCTCCGTCGTCAGCTTCAAGCTGGAAGAGCGAGCAAAAAGGCGTTTCGATGCTGCGATGCGTGCGGAGGGCACTACGGTGTCGAAAACCATTCGCGACGCGGTTTTGAAATTTTTGAATGAGGTGGACGAGGGCGTAAAACACCCTCAGTTCCGCCTCGATCTGAAAGGTTCTGCAGCTAAAGGCAACGATGAAAAGCATTGA
- the trbC gene encoding F-type conjugative transfer protein TrbC has protein sequence MRQNDYAVDRARVNRRIYHSALSEWAMGPGSLALGLVAAGAGGIIYPISLWLSLPTMLIWAPSMLLEGWQMPMRMPSDMDSLDPSTQRQVPGKLFGVLPITTMNTVMSKAAGILYMGYLRGRDAGRELWLSMDDMTRHILMFGTTGAGKTEALLGYVLGQLGYGKGLIYSDAKAQNDVALAIASLARRFGREDDIRYMNFITGGRSRAQELLEDTKNRGQTNTINAFGIAEETYIINLMDSMLPPAGNDGGWQEKARAMCQALIFGLVYKCRREGTVMSQRTIQAHLPLRAIAQLYIQSVEQQWHEEARLPLQNYLGTLAGFDLAKVDSPSEWAPEALNQHGYLIQQFTRMLALFNDTYGHVFARDAGDIDLKDVVHNDRILAILIPALEISSTEAATLGRLYVSQLAMILSQDLGEKLEGKPEDIMVIRKYKDRFPFLWICDEVGAVYTEKLGELATQVRSLGYCLLLAGQEAQRLKSAAGDKVWTLIANMGTRITGKIMDPKDTLEILQLMAGTEYLPEMSGMVRQAGVMGGGWEESGQLNLREHKKVSVEEVQQLQEGENITLFRGQVIRGSSLYITDVDKLSSEVMRINRFIEVQPAELDDLLACAPLKVQRSYPRAERVQQILRHLDAEPGRADLVNVVLTDPLLVTLNDLGQEWHYIWSRRPNAAVRSTLLWQTALQHMPARGRGYRAQTRVAQVLTVGRKRLDGYRMQHVAPSQAPMMREATGAPQAYVSPQAPRSPRMVKLPTEHELSGPLQINDGLQPPPDLWD, from the coding sequence ATGCGCCAGAATGACTATGCCGTAGACCGGGCACGGGTGAATCGGCGGATCTACCACTCTGCATTGAGCGAGTGGGCTATGGGCCCGGGAAGTCTGGCGTTGGGACTGGTGGCGGCGGGGGCGGGCGGTATTATCTATCCCATCAGTCTGTGGCTAAGCCTTCCTACCATGTTGATATGGGCACCATCAATGTTGCTGGAGGGTTGGCAGATGCCGATGCGTATGCCCTCCGATATGGACAGCTTGGACCCGTCCACGCAGCGCCAGGTGCCAGGTAAGTTGTTCGGAGTTTTACCTATCACGACGATGAATACGGTGATGAGCAAGGCTGCTGGCATTCTGTACATGGGGTACCTGCGCGGCCGGGACGCAGGACGTGAGCTGTGGCTGTCGATGGATGACATGACACGTCACATCCTGATGTTTGGCACTACCGGCGCAGGGAAAACTGAGGCTCTGCTGGGATACGTACTTGGCCAGCTTGGTTATGGAAAGGGCCTAATTTATTCGGACGCTAAAGCTCAAAACGACGTGGCCTTGGCGATCGCCTCTCTGGCGCGACGTTTTGGCCGCGAAGACGATATTCGGTATATGAACTTCATCACCGGTGGTCGTTCCCGGGCGCAGGAGCTGCTGGAAGACACCAAGAACCGAGGCCAGACCAACACAATTAATGCCTTCGGTATTGCCGAAGAGACCTACATCATCAACCTGATGGATTCTATGCTGCCCCCGGCCGGTAACGACGGTGGGTGGCAAGAGAAGGCACGAGCCATGTGCCAGGCATTGATATTCGGCTTGGTCTACAAGTGCCGCCGTGAAGGAACGGTGATGTCACAGCGCACGATCCAGGCGCACTTGCCGTTACGAGCCATTGCCCAACTCTATATCCAGTCGGTAGAGCAACAGTGGCACGAAGAGGCGCGTTTGCCGCTGCAAAACTACCTCGGCACCCTCGCAGGCTTCGACTTGGCCAAAGTGGACTCACCGTCAGAGTGGGCTCCGGAAGCTTTGAACCAGCACGGTTACTTGATCCAACAGTTCACCCGCATGCTGGCCTTGTTCAACGACACATACGGCCATGTTTTTGCGCGGGATGCCGGCGACATTGACCTCAAAGATGTGGTGCACAACGATCGAATTCTGGCGATTCTGATTCCAGCCCTGGAGATTTCATCAACCGAGGCGGCCACATTGGGTCGGCTGTACGTATCGCAACTGGCGATGATCCTGAGTCAAGATCTGGGTGAAAAGCTTGAAGGCAAGCCCGAAGACATCATGGTTATTCGCAAATACAAAGACCGGTTTCCGTTCCTGTGGATCTGCGATGAAGTGGGTGCTGTTTACACCGAGAAATTGGGTGAGTTAGCCACTCAGGTGCGATCACTGGGTTACTGCCTGTTATTAGCCGGCCAAGAGGCGCAGCGTCTCAAATCCGCCGCCGGCGATAAGGTCTGGACCCTGATTGCCAACATGGGCACCCGTATCACCGGCAAGATCATGGACCCTAAGGATACTCTAGAGATCTTGCAGTTGATGGCAGGCACTGAATACTTACCGGAAATGAGCGGTATGGTGCGCCAGGCGGGTGTGATGGGGGGGGGCTGGGAAGAGTCTGGCCAGCTCAACCTGCGTGAGCATAAGAAAGTCAGCGTAGAAGAGGTGCAACAGCTGCAGGAAGGCGAAAATATCACCTTGTTCAGAGGGCAAGTAATTCGCGGCAGTTCCCTGTACATAACTGATGTCGACAAGCTCTCCAGCGAGGTTATGCGGATTAACCGCTTCATCGAGGTGCAACCGGCCGAGCTCGATGACTTGTTGGCCTGTGCCCCTCTTAAGGTGCAGCGCAGTTACCCACGGGCTGAGCGAGTTCAGCAGATACTTCGACATCTTGACGCAGAACCAGGACGCGCCGATTTGGTTAACGTGGTCCTGACAGATCCGTTGTTGGTCACGTTGAATGATCTGGGACAGGAATGGCACTACATCTGGAGCCGGCGTCCCAATGCGGCGGTACGCAGTACCCTGCTTTGGCAGACCGCACTGCAGCACATGCCGGCACGAGGCCGAGGCTATCGAGCGCAGACCCGCGTGGCGCAAGTATTGACGGTGGGTCGAAAGCGTCTGGACGGCTACCGGATGCAACATGTTGCGCCTAGCCAGGCGCCTATGATGCGAGAAGCTACTGGAGCACCGCAGGCATATGTTTCGCCTCAAGCACCTAGGTCACCTCGGATGGTAAAGCTACCTACCGAGCACGAACTGTCAGGCCCGTTGCAAATCAATGACGGGTTGCAGCCGCCGCCCGACTTATGGGATTAG
- a CDS encoding DsbC family protein, whose protein sequence is MTSVSHSQFSVLIQGNLLVATQAKDNAKRTLCVLDMRHKPSFYLGRGHVVCRDSLGQEFTLDTVSGEDAKDLLAELQAVQLHHHKHTRKIWHLTKSLHPTAPAVAAMLLFSIGAAVGHWGGGSSAGDPSVRVSEPELSASAALPTPVNSKLLHAQTNPVQAVSSMVPAAVAPADNGWTLPASIRATLPEKLHKAAERKLFTVDYSSGHARTLFVFADPGCPNCQRLESSLLAASSAFNVVVFPVSVIGKEQSIAAITPVLCLPPEQRKAAWSALFDPGHDGLSLGREKPASDEGATEAGGKPGECDVANKALGINEVAYQTYRIPGTPWVIADDGRYVSQALLRDPVKLQAFLGSVEVPHAPE, encoded by the coding sequence ATGACCTCTGTCTCTCACTCGCAGTTTTCGGTACTTATTCAGGGCAATCTGTTGGTTGCCACGCAGGCAAAAGACAACGCTAAACGTACATTGTGCGTGCTTGACATGCGCCATAAGCCATCGTTCTACCTGGGTCGCGGCCATGTAGTTTGTCGTGATTCCCTGGGCCAAGAATTTACCCTTGACACCGTTAGTGGTGAAGATGCAAAGGACCTGCTCGCCGAGTTGCAGGCCGTTCAGCTGCACCATCACAAGCACACTAGAAAAATCTGGCACCTAACGAAATCGTTGCATCCCACTGCGCCGGCGGTAGCGGCGATGTTGCTGTTCTCGATTGGCGCGGCCGTAGGCCACTGGGGAGGGGGTTCGAGTGCCGGTGACCCGAGTGTTCGGGTGAGCGAACCGGAATTGAGCGCTTCCGCCGCGCTACCTACACCGGTTAATTCGAAGTTACTGCACGCTCAAACTAATCCTGTTCAGGCTGTTTCATCAATGGTGCCGGCTGCGGTCGCACCCGCAGACAATGGCTGGACGTTACCGGCTTCAATTCGAGCTACTTTGCCGGAGAAACTGCACAAAGCGGCAGAACGTAAGTTGTTTACGGTGGATTACTCCAGCGGCCATGCACGTACCTTGTTCGTTTTTGCAGATCCAGGTTGCCCCAATTGTCAACGCCTGGAGTCGTCGCTGCTGGCTGCTTCCAGCGCGTTCAACGTAGTGGTGTTCCCTGTTTCAGTTATTGGCAAGGAACAGTCGATTGCCGCCATTACACCAGTGCTGTGCTTACCGCCTGAACAGCGCAAGGCGGCTTGGTCAGCGTTGTTTGACCCTGGCCATGATGGTTTGAGCTTGGGTCGAGAGAAGCCTGCGTCAGATGAAGGTGCGACCGAAGCCGGCGGTAAGCCAGGTGAGTGCGACGTGGCTAACAAAGCCCTAGGTATCAACGAAGTGGCTTACCAGACTTACCGCATTCCCGGCACACCTTGGGTAATTGCCGATGACGGCCGTTACGTCTCGCAGGCTCTGCTGCGTGATCCGGTCAAGCTGCAAGCATTCCTCGGCAGTGTGGAGGTTCCTCATGCGCCAGAATGA
- a CDS encoding conjugal transfer protein, translated as MQNKPSQASWESEQAHLLLALCAVVLLCWLFFDSFVYWTSWMLYWLWMMVDFPFIHMWVGGKINLLASLANHAKDTTFSEWLDVMNQTSTILMLFLAPLVVFSSFSLAQHPMLPFRSKRLVNIHSLPGLVSAFAPSVIPVLAGSGGDGLMNDTSPENAWGLKPEEFAEQHNLIRRQVLNREAARVVFEAQIKGPPHDGLKGWAPYERALFAVFGAQVFLNDRKAALKLLDDLNRSCLVKGLLRRKQRDFLPIYSLADKIFARLEVASGVGEWLQVHGYVHTAMAGLYGRDLRLPSAKFRWLKGVDRTLWYALHSADTAKVFVEGSGVLAQARAESKAQNLGLPRPGLLVKKAIEGLQTELESIGLVFPREIAAARRRLIVIEPVMTAIYAVEAPLDNEGA; from the coding sequence ATGCAAAACAAACCTTCACAAGCTTCGTGGGAGAGCGAACAGGCGCACCTGCTTCTGGCGCTTTGTGCAGTGGTGCTTCTGTGCTGGCTCTTCTTCGACTCCTTTGTTTATTGGACCAGCTGGATGCTTTATTGGCTATGGATGATGGTGGATTTTCCATTCATCCACATGTGGGTTGGTGGGAAAATCAACCTGCTGGCCAGTCTCGCTAATCATGCAAAAGACACCACGTTTTCTGAGTGGTTGGATGTGATGAATCAAACGTCGACCATTCTGATGCTGTTCTTGGCCCCATTGGTAGTGTTCAGCAGTTTTAGCCTGGCTCAGCATCCGATGTTGCCGTTTCGCAGTAAACGGCTGGTGAACATCCATTCGCTGCCAGGTCTGGTGAGCGCGTTTGCCCCTTCAGTCATCCCGGTTTTAGCGGGATCAGGTGGGGACGGCCTTATGAATGACACCTCCCCCGAAAATGCTTGGGGACTGAAACCTGAAGAGTTTGCCGAGCAACACAACCTTATTCGCCGCCAAGTGCTTAATCGGGAGGCGGCGCGAGTCGTGTTTGAGGCGCAAATAAAAGGCCCCCCTCATGATGGCCTTAAGGGCTGGGCTCCCTACGAGCGTGCCTTGTTTGCTGTGTTTGGCGCGCAAGTGTTTTTAAACGATCGCAAGGCGGCCTTAAAGTTGCTCGATGATTTGAACCGATCCTGCCTGGTTAAAGGGCTCCTGCGTCGCAAGCAGCGCGATTTCCTACCGATCTACTCATTAGCCGACAAGATTTTTGCGCGCTTAGAAGTTGCTTCAGGCGTCGGTGAATGGTTACAAGTCCACGGTTATGTGCACACGGCCATGGCTGGGTTGTACGGTCGAGATTTGCGGTTGCCATCAGCGAAATTTCGGTGGCTAAAAGGCGTCGACCGCACCCTTTGGTATGCCTTACACAGCGCTGACACCGCGAAGGTGTTTGTCGAAGGTTCTGGCGTATTGGCCCAGGCGCGGGCCGAAAGCAAAGCTCAAAATCTAGGGCTGCCGCGCCCGGGATTGTTGGTAAAGAAGGCCATCGAAGGACTGCAGACCGAGTTGGAAAGTATTGGATTGGTATTCCCGCGTGAAATTGCAGCTGCCAGACGCCGCTTGATCGTTATAGAGCCGGTAATGACAGCTATCTACGCGGTAGAAGCGCCTTTGGATAACGAAGGTGCATGA
- the excA gene encoding plasmid IncI1-type surface exclusion protein ExcA: protein MMVQRLKTAKEGWFWLAKMVYLFTLPFLLFIGVVTLYALHSPRAEAKIAGLPLFSLLVWVGVLIPVAVFVYGIFSRRRLLKSITTSLRSAEYFNPDATYEMYHEGDGKYLGIDINNGTILYVHKIRKGEVDVVPLTMDDWINREVEGKMLRIYTKLPQLPRIEIATPWAQRWYDSLGAMEFNRRTTPHPFASYVGNRLAKLERDHQIQIPRFA from the coding sequence ATCATGGTGCAACGTCTAAAAACGGCCAAAGAAGGGTGGTTCTGGCTCGCTAAAATGGTTTATTTGTTCACTCTCCCATTCCTGTTGTTTATCGGAGTGGTAACGCTTTACGCACTCCACTCGCCGAGAGCTGAAGCAAAAATTGCAGGTCTGCCTCTGTTCTCTCTGCTCGTTTGGGTAGGTGTTTTGATACCGGTAGCTGTGTTTGTCTATGGCATTTTCAGTCGCCGACGGTTGCTCAAGAGCATTACTACCTCGCTTCGGAGCGCGGAATACTTCAACCCGGATGCGACCTACGAGATGTATCACGAGGGGGATGGCAAGTACCTCGGCATCGATATCAACAACGGTACGATTTTGTACGTGCATAAGATCCGCAAGGGCGAAGTGGACGTGGTGCCTCTGACCATGGACGACTGGATCAACCGTGAGGTGGAAGGCAAGATGCTGCGTATCTATACCAAATTACCTCAGTTGCCGCGTATTGAGATCGCCACCCCTTGGGCACAGCGTTGGTACGATTCCTTGGGCGCGATGGAATTCAATCGCCGCACCACGCCGCACCCATTTGCCAGTTATGTGGGCAATCGATTGGCGAAACTGGAGCGGGATCATCAGATCCAGATTCCACGCTTCGCTTGA
- a CDS encoding DotA/TraY family protein has translation MKLIKRFWWVGLLLVFSLPVLADSVTYQTISAAAQKNNDLSRQALVMIFGDVVIHPFAPSKQTLIGALFATINGVLSAVAMFWFLTITVKTVVKSGHQGQVFNGGRSALYPIMTFAGFICLVPTGSGWSISQLIMLWAASVMGIGSANLLTDTAVDMMSSGYSMVTQPTAPATRSAARGIFEMNLCKYAVNSELQSLYADGVANTPMMSTKGSHGDYSTGNGSAVCGSAKTPNSGRSGVWNLMFDSQVDTDGVVTAQKQALDTMQATLDQSAKAFVSTYLSKRDQDTGSFQDAETQIQNAAAAYEDTVNQALNKIDFKDTLQSQLSSQIKSSGWVALGSWYHTFATANSKTNDVANATPIVTGLSGSGELGSSDLYNQVFAAYRSQVQNSPYTAPLGTQTAKDDGAAATAANPNAVFVSVFKSPMQWLTSLIATGKLGTDADFSDQVNPLIKMQEIGDATLGTTEILMAAYAGTWAVASIASNSGVGWASHIFAVDTGAVVKDVMSAMAPLFYFVMFALMAIGFSLAVFLPAVPFLFWMVGVFNWIVSVLVGCAAGPMWAATHLGAEEDKGSRSAYGYIFLIDMMLRPPLMVLGFFFASVAVDAGGTILNLLFPSALANANADSLVGLFKMIGWLMIYARISTFGVTRLFGLQASLADYVISFLGGREGANLMGGMVDSMKGMFGSAGAGAGRMPSIKNQSRNPGAGGGDGIQ, from the coding sequence ATGAAACTCATCAAACGATTTTGGTGGGTCGGTTTACTGTTGGTCTTTTCCCTGCCGGTGTTGGCCGACAGTGTGACTTACCAGACCATCAGTGCAGCCGCCCAGAAGAACAACGACCTATCCCGCCAAGCGCTAGTGATGATTTTTGGCGACGTGGTAATTCACCCGTTTGCACCATCGAAACAGACGCTGATCGGAGCCTTGTTTGCCACGATTAATGGCGTTTTGAGCGCAGTTGCAATGTTTTGGTTCTTGACCATCACCGTTAAAACCGTTGTGAAGTCAGGTCACCAAGGCCAGGTCTTCAACGGTGGCCGGTCCGCGCTGTACCCCATCATGACGTTTGCCGGCTTCATCTGTCTGGTCCCGACTGGATCAGGCTGGTCGATCTCACAACTGATCATGCTTTGGGCCGCGTCGGTAATGGGGATTGGCAGCGCCAATTTGCTGACCGATACCGCCGTGGACATGATGAGCAGCGGGTACTCAATGGTCACCCAGCCAACCGCGCCGGCTACTCGATCAGCTGCCCGGGGCATTTTTGAGATGAACCTGTGCAAATACGCAGTCAACAGCGAGCTGCAATCGCTGTATGCCGATGGGGTGGCCAACACTCCAATGATGAGCACCAAAGGTAGTCACGGCGATTACAGCACTGGTAACGGCAGCGCTGTCTGCGGTTCGGCTAAAACCCCGAACTCGGGGCGCAGCGGCGTGTGGAACCTCATGTTTGACAGCCAGGTGGACACCGATGGCGTGGTCACTGCACAAAAGCAAGCACTGGATACAATGCAGGCCACTCTGGATCAATCGGCCAAAGCTTTTGTAAGTACCTACTTGAGCAAGCGTGATCAGGATACGGGAAGCTTCCAGGACGCAGAAACCCAGATACAGAATGCCGCGGCCGCGTACGAAGACACGGTGAACCAGGCGCTGAACAAGATCGATTTTAAGGACACACTGCAGAGCCAACTTTCCAGCCAAATCAAAAGCAGTGGTTGGGTGGCCCTGGGCAGTTGGTACCACACCTTTGCCACTGCCAATAGCAAAACAAATGATGTCGCCAACGCAACCCCTATTGTCACGGGCCTGAGTGGTTCTGGTGAGCTGGGTTCCAGCGACCTGTATAACCAGGTGTTTGCTGCCTATCGATCGCAGGTCCAAAACAGTCCCTACACTGCGCCGCTGGGGACACAAACAGCTAAGGACGATGGTGCCGCGGCCACGGCGGCAAATCCGAATGCAGTATTTGTGAGTGTATTCAAGTCTCCGATGCAGTGGTTAACAAGCTTGATTGCAACAGGAAAACTAGGCACGGATGCTGACTTTTCCGATCAAGTGAATCCGCTGATCAAAATGCAGGAGATTGGTGATGCCACCCTAGGCACCACCGAGATCCTGATGGCCGCGTATGCAGGCACCTGGGCAGTGGCGTCTATTGCCAGTAACTCTGGGGTGGGTTGGGCGTCGCACATCTTTGCGGTGGATACTGGAGCAGTGGTCAAGGACGTTATGAGTGCCATGGCTCCGCTGTTCTACTTCGTAATGTTTGCGTTGATGGCCATCGGTTTTTCACTGGCCGTGTTTCTGCCGGCCGTGCCATTCCTCTTCTGGATGGTGGGGGTCTTCAACTGGATTGTCAGTGTATTAGTGGGCTGTGCGGCCGGCCCGATGTGGGCTGCCACTCACCTTGGGGCCGAAGAAGACAAGGGCAGCCGAAGTGCCTACGGCTACATCTTTCTTATCGACATGATGCTGCGACCTCCGTTGATGGTGCTTGGATTCTTCTTTGCGTCGGTGGCGGTCGATGCAGGCGGCACAATACTCAACCTCCTATTTCCTTCGGCATTGGCCAATGCCAACGCGGATTCGCTTGTTGGCCTGTTCAAAATGATTGGCTGGCTAATGATCTATGCGCGCATCTCGACCTTTGGCGTCACACGGTTGTTTGGTCTGCAGGCCTCCCTGGCGGATTACGTCATTTCGTTCCTGGGTGGACGTGAAGGAGCCAACTTGATGGGCGGAATGGTGGATAGCATGAAAGGTATGTTTGGCTCAGCAGGTGCCGGAGCTGGGCGTATGCCTAGCATCAAAAATCAATCAAGAAATCCGGGTGCTGGCGGAGGTGATGGGATTCAATGA
- the traX gene encoding conjugal transfer protein TraX, with the protein MQIDPSNSPTAGGDAVDGHEKKSVTSLRRAGQIGLSLINPFSDLMVIYRKGVVPTLDRMKLLREIVTPSTAVRELLSWAQAVQRAGKPIEQLRISFKRIRAAWWFLMAVPGILSILLLMMVMATKFNLPSGTLIRALVTTLVLVALGGIGFVKTLVATYRLWQLDAQRVSEEEHGTFKDFLTENRWFLQVLTIGLIR; encoded by the coding sequence ATGCAAATTGACCCGAGTAATTCGCCAACCGCAGGAGGCGATGCCGTCGACGGGCACGAAAAAAAATCTGTGACGTCATTGCGCCGCGCCGGGCAGATTGGCCTTTCACTGATCAACCCTTTTTCAGACCTTATGGTGATCTACCGCAAAGGAGTAGTGCCGACGTTAGACAGGATGAAGCTGTTGCGCGAAATCGTGACCCCTTCAACGGCAGTTCGGGAATTGCTTAGTTGGGCACAGGCAGTGCAGCGTGCCGGTAAGCCCATCGAACAGCTAAGAATCTCTTTCAAGCGCATCCGTGCTGCATGGTGGTTCCTGATGGCTGTGCCCGGCATCTTGTCGATTTTGCTGCTGATGATGGTGATGGCCACCAAGTTCAACCTGCCCTCCGGGACCTTGATACGCGCATTGGTAACGACTCTGGTCCTAGTAGCGTTGGGCGGGATTGGTTTTGTAAAAACCTTGGTCGCTACCTACCGCTTGTGGCAGCTCGATGCGCAGCGCGTCAGTGAAGAAGAACACGGCACCTTCAAAGATTTTTTGACTGAAAACCGCTGGTTTCTTCAAGTGCTGACGATCGGCTTGATCCGATAA
- the traW gene encoding conjugal transfer protein TraW codes for MKRRYTATVLAVSLLGSQSVWAVIPVTVDASVPITTEVMPALTTLQATLAEILSTDTQIGTAIVQASDKQVSATTEASRAQREADIFGRETERLERARGSFTVADSICSESASGVAAAVGRTSRAGASLLAGGQGVSSAVVRNTVASLPVAPRQGGYRSAAMHAAYCTSSEATQYGGTDLCPGVSDLPGGDIELRSLLDGAGAVGKAPDLTFNQDQVDAGMAYMKNSARHDGGRVPGKGEIQSATGREYQGLMTQYKAIQSAAAQPQLDIVAASQANPATHDALAEALQSPSAAQYFTATASSEAQRTGVMSEREFEAFEVGRRYANTAYETDLQQMDGDNLTRELIRVQSLSNWLQLSSKNEQRQASIIAGQQLALAADAKYVPQLQELASKMSSGVSANAN; via the coding sequence ATGAAGCGACGTTATACGGCGACAGTGCTGGCCGTCAGTCTGCTGGGGAGTCAGTCGGTGTGGGCTGTAATTCCGGTGACTGTGGACGCAAGTGTGCCTATCACCACGGAGGTAATGCCTGCTTTGACGACACTCCAAGCCACACTGGCTGAAATCCTGTCCACTGACACACAGATTGGTACTGCGATTGTACAGGCCAGCGACAAGCAGGTGAGTGCTACTACTGAGGCTTCGAGGGCACAGCGTGAAGCGGATATTTTTGGCCGTGAAACCGAGCGTTTGGAGCGTGCCCGCGGAAGTTTCACCGTAGCGGATAGTATCTGCAGCGAGTCGGCTTCCGGCGTGGCAGCAGCCGTGGGCAGAACTAGCCGGGCAGGGGCTTCGCTCCTTGCTGGCGGGCAAGGCGTTAGCAGCGCAGTGGTGCGTAATACCGTTGCTTCACTACCCGTAGCACCGCGCCAAGGTGGATATCGTAGCGCTGCAATGCACGCGGCCTACTGCACATCAAGCGAGGCAACGCAGTACGGCGGTACTGACTTGTGCCCGGGGGTTTCAGACCTACCAGGCGGGGATATCGAGTTGCGCTCGCTGTTGGACGGTGCCGGAGCTGTTGGTAAAGCTCCAGATCTGACATTCAATCAGGACCAGGTGGATGCGGGGATGGCTTATATGAAGAACTCTGCGCGTCATGACGGAGGACGGGTGCCAGGAAAAGGTGAGATTCAGTCGGCTACCGGACGCGAATATCAGGGATTGATGACGCAATATAAAGCGATTCAAAGCGCAGCTGCACAGCCTCAACTCGATATTGTTGCGGCAAGTCAAGCTAATCCGGCTACGCATGACGCCCTGGCAGAGGCTCTACAAAGTCCCTCGGCCGCCCAATATTTTACTGCGACTGCCAGCTCTGAAGCGCAGCGCACTGGGGTGATGAGCGAAAGGGAATTTGAAGCGTTTGAAGTGGGTCGACGTTATGCCAATACAGCGTATGAGACTGACTTGCAGCAAATGGACGGTGACAACCTGACCCGGGAATTGATACGGGTGCAGAGCCTGAGCAACTGGCTGCAACTTAGCAGTAAAAATGAACAGCGTCAGGCCAGCATCATTGCCGGCCAACAGTTGGCTTTGGCGGCGGATGCTAAATATGTTCCGCAGTTGCAAGAGCTTGCCAGCAAAATGAGTTCAGGGGTGAGCGCAAATGCAAATTGA